gaagatagacacttggtagatcttgctcctacttatgaaattgctgccgctgctctagttcacatgttggaaactaaatttgttaatctcaatcctataatccaacacatgtttcttacactcggtgatatggaagagggggaaaagaaagattttgtcttagaaaccctttttagagaatttggtggtctagcaagggaggccagaaaggtctttgctaaatatgatatgcttggttcttgcaccaattttgttagtctccttgaaaagatggacatggatagaataaggtacactaataatattaatgatggtgggagatcaaagcaccaataccatgtaagctcctagcgatgaatgatgcactagaaaataactatgcttggcttgttcctgaaaatttgtttgatgagagtagcaagcctaagactaatgaaaagggagatgctaaaacttatgtatccaatatactatgcttggctgagaaaactccaaaccccgctgtagatgcaccatctctcgataatacttgatacacactttctgcgcctagctgaaaggcgttaaagaaaagcgcttatgggagacaacccatgtttttactacagtactttgtttttattttgtgtcttggatgttgtttactactgtagcaacctctccttatcttagtttagtgttttgttgtgccaagtaaagtcgttgatagtaaagttcatactagatttggattactgcgcagaaacagatttctttactgtcacgaatctgggcaaaattctctgtaggtaactcagaaaattatgccaatttacgtgagtgatcctcagatatgtacgcaactttcattcaatttgagcattttcatttgagcaagtctggtgcctcaataaaattcgtcaatacgaactgttctgttttgacagattctgccttttatttcgcattgcctgttttgttatgttcgatggatatttcgattccattgactttcagtagctttgtgcaatgtccagaagtgttaagaatgattatttcacctctgaacatgtatatttttattgtgcactaaccctctaatgagttgttctaagtttggtgtggaggaagttttcaaggatcaagagagggagatgatacaacatgatcaaggagagtgaaagctctaagcttgggaatgccccggtggttcacccctgcatatatcaagaagactcaagcgtctaagcttggggatgcccaaggcatccccttcttcatcgacaacattatcaggttcctcccctgaaactatatttttattccatcacatcttatgtgctttgcttggagcgtcggtttgtttttgtttttgttttgtttgaataaaatggatcctagcattcattgtatgggagagagacacgctccgatgtagcatatggacaagtatgtccttaggctttactcataatattcatgacaaagtttcttcttcgttaaattgttgtatggttggaaacgggaaatgttgcatgtggtaatatataataaaatacttgtaggacatttgagctttgataacttgattctttgcaaatgttttgagatatttagatggtaaggcttgctggataaataagttaaaattagtagtggattgttgtctttaagcttgtgccgtactacaaactctatttaaatagttgaaggcgtagttggacttgatagctttccatgtctgagagttcatcgtaataactaagttgtgctgaaggtcgagagagctagcggggtacttgtgccaccgtgaacggccctccttggagtaaaattttaatcatgctcttaatgatgaacctgctagttgtttgcaataagcttgtgagttctttttgactaatgttaagctacggtttttggcacttccaccatccaaatttgctagcctcttcggtactgtgcattgccttttgctcacattgagaattgtgcatacttcgccggtacatccaaacccgtgggagaactttctcttgttctcctacacataagcccatacatctcctcaaaacagccaccatacctacctaccacagcatttccatagctgttccgagatatattgccatgcaacatccatttttacattacatgccatgttgtcatttattatttatatattgctttgcatgatcatatacagctgatgtgtggtttacccatgttacgctagatcattgcacatcctgctacacaggcagaggcatacagtttcatacatcatgtttcattcattatgagttatttgtaccaaaaagtgtgttgtcatattaggatgttgcccctaaaaatgaaaagagccgtggaggccatcaaaaagaaaaaaaaaggagaagaaagaaaaaaatgaaaagaaagaaaaaaaaggaaaagaaaaagaaaaaaaagagaataaagaaaagggggcagcattactatcttttatccacacttgtgctcatgttttagcacccgcattattcatagtcatcatttgtgctcatgtttagcacctacattcatatgagagagttttcatgttttactagtataactatgtggggaatttacactatagaacttgggttgtatattccaatgatgagcctcctcaaaagtgctctaggtcttcgtgagcaaccaagttggatgcacccccactagttccattggagagctttcatacacatatagctctatgtgcatccgttgcatggcaatcactactccttgcatagcttcgatcataaggcttcctcttgtctaatggtcatttacagctttgcaagcctttcttccatttggccttccaaacccccattaacgttctttatgccataacatcctggtgctaataccaaatgcttgcgctcaccggttgagtagacttcgaaacagttgattcatgacgttcatgtttatgtttacttgactgaatccttcttatgttgtgaagatttacttgatgcttggaatgaaggatagaacttctatgctgaatacttaatacatctttaatgaactttgtacggttgcatgtctttaaagcaatggttcatgaaaacttctagcttgtctaactcttgcattatcatctcttatatcaatatagatacttgctttgaatgatttgatctcagctcatatgctttacaatagtatgatcaaggttatgatggcatgtcactccagaaattatctttgtttatcgtttacctgctcgggacgagcagaactaagcttggggatgctgatacgtctccgacgtatcgataatttcttatgttccatgccacattattgatgatatctacatgttttatgcacactttatgtcatattcgtgcattttctggaactaacctattaacaagatgccgaagtgccgattctttgttttctgctgtttttggtttcagaaatcctagtaaggaaatattctcggaattggacgaaatcaacgcccagggtcctattttgccacgaagcttctagaagactgaagagtcaacgaagtggggccacgaggcggccagactacagggcggcgcggcctaggtcttggccgcgcggccctgtcatctgggcccctcgtgacgccccttgacctgcccttccgcctacaaatagccttcgtcgcgaaacccccagtaccgagagccacgatacggaaaaccttccagagacgccgccgccgccaatcccatctcgggggattcaggagatcgcctctggcaccctgccggagaggggaatcatctcccggaggactctacgccgccatggtcgcctccggagtgatgtgtgagtagtatacccctggactatgggtccatagcagtagctagatggttgtcttctcctcattgtgcttaattgtcgggtcttgtgagctgccgaacatgatcaagatcatctatctgtaattctatatgttgtgtttgttgggatccgatgaatagagaatacttgttatgttgattatcaaatttatatctatgtgttgtttatgatcttgcatgctctccgttactagtagatgctctggccaagtagatgcttgtaactccaagagggagtatttatgctcgatagtgggttcatgtctccgtgaatctgggggagtgacagaaacctctaagattatggatgtgctgttgccactagggataaaacattggtgctatgttcgaggatgtagttactgattacattacgcgcaatacttaatgcaattgtctgttgttagcaacttaatactggacggGTTTCGCATGATCACCTGaacgtggactttttaggcatagatgcatgctggatagcggtctatgtactttgtcgtaatgcccaattaaatctcactatactcatcataatatgtatgtgcatggtcatgccctctttatttgtcaattgcccaactgtaatttgttcacccaacatgctgtttatcttatgggagagacacctctactgaactgtggaccccggtccaattctctatactgaaatacaatctactgcaatactgttctactgttctctgcaaacaatcatcatccacactatatatctaattctttgttacagcaagccggtgagattgacaacctcgctgtttcgttggggcaaagtacttggtttgtgttgtgcaggttctacgttggcgccggaatccctggtgttgcgccgcactacatctcgccgccatcaaccttcaacgtgcttttggctcctactggttcgataaaccttggtttcatactgagggaaaacttgccgctgtacgcatcacaccttcctcttggggttcccaacggacgcgtgctgtacgcgtatcaagctctttttttggcgccgttgccggggaactgaagaaaagttacaccacaaagatttctaactcccacgtcaactacacgccagcaaggataacgttgcatagaaaacaaaaaatttcctaccgcgaacacgcaatccaagccaagatgcaatctagaagacggtagcaacgaggggtttatcgagtctcacccttgaagagattccaaagcctacaagatgaggctcttgttgctgcggtagacgttcacttgccgcttgcaaaagcgcgtagaagatcttgatcaccggcgccacgaacgggcagcacctccgtactcggtcacacgttcggttgttgatgaagacgacgtccacctcccgttccagcgggcagcggaagtagtagctcctcttgaatccgacagcacgacggcgtggtgtcggtggtggtggagaactccggcggagcttcgctaagcgtgcgggagcttatggaggagaggggggcggctagggtttgggagggggtggccggccacttgaggggggcggccaagctgtggtcttgaggtggtcggccccctccccttgtccctcattatataggtggaagccccaagggttggactacaagtcttcgaataagacccgaacccaaaaccttccatatgatagggaaacctacccaagctaggactcccactagaggtgggagttccaccttccatggagggggtggccggccccccttgggggagtccacttgggactcctccccaactagggttggccggccatggaggtggagtcccggagggactccaccttccttggtggtttcttccggacttttctagaaccttctagaaccttccatagaaccttccgcatcattttaattcacataaaatgacatcctatatatgaatcttattctccggaccattccggaactcctcgtgatgtccgggatctcatccgggactccgaacaaatattcgaactccattccatattcaagttctaccatttcaacatccaactttaagtgtgtcaccctacggttcgtgaactatgcggacatggttgagtactcactccgaccaataaccaatagcgggatctggagatccataatggctcccacatattcaacgatgactttagtgatcgaatgaaccatacacatacgataccaattccctttgtcacgcgatattttacttgtccgaggtttgatcatcggtatcactctataccttgttcaacctcgtctcctgacaagtactctttactcgtaccgtggtatgtggtctcttatgaacttattcatatgcttgcaagacattagacgacattccaccgagagggcccagagtatatctatccgtcatcgggatggacaaatcccactgttgatccatatgcctcaactcatactttccggatacttaatcccacctttataaccacccatttacgcagtggcgtttggtgtaatcaaagtacctttccggtataagtgatttacatgatctcatggtcataaggactaggtaactatgtatcgaaagctaatagcaaataacttaatgacgagatcttatgctatgcttaattgggtgtgtccattacatcattcatacaatgacataaccttgttattaataacatccaatgttcatgattatgaaactaatcatctattaatcaacaagctagttaagaggcatactagggactctttgtttgtctacatatcacacatgtactaatgtttcggttaatacaattatatcatgatatataaacatttattataaacataaagatataaataataaccactttattattgcctctagggcatatctccttcagtcttcaccctcttcatcattgtacatgccaccgtcttcttcgatcttgtacgcacgccaccgtcttcatccatcttctacgccgtcttcatctctcttcatcttcaacaccatCTTCATTCGTCTTCTTCATTGTCCTCGATCTTCTCCATCTAGCAACCTTGAGACCATCATTTGGCTATGGACATgtcctaagattgattctcaatgcaaccgttagtccatagggattgtcatcaattaccaaaaccacacatgggggctccatgttctttcaCATGTAAACCCTAGTTGATGTCATATATAAGGGAGCACCCCTAGAAGACACGTAGAGTCGAGGCAACCACAATCACCTTAGCTTATAAGTTGACCATAGTGTAATCGATATATTATCCATATAGTGATTTATAGTAGGAGCAAAAATCATCCACCAGCAGGTACCCGAACCTGAATAGAATTGTTGCCAATCTAGCACACGGATTCTCCACGCCGCCTTGCTCACCTCTCCTTCGTTAGCCACAATCAATGACATGTGTTGTGACAATACCACGACAAGAACTATGACGGTGGTGAGAGTAGGAGAAGAAGATGCACGTTGCTAGGTGACACCACGGTTACGTCTATGTTGGATGCCAGGGCCATTAATTCTTTCCAGAGcgacaaaaagaaaaaaagaaaaaaactttGCATTGGTGCAAGTCTGACTCGCCTCGCTCAAGAAACACGATGTGTGCATGACAATGTGGGCAACGAAGGAGGAGCACATATATACCACTCTTCTCAAACGATGGTAAGCGACCAAACCTCTACAATTCATGAAGTTCAAGTTACAACGTGTAAAGTTGAAAACTTGATTCCATCATGCACCCATGAAGCTTGCTTGAATCTAGCTGATTGCAGTAAAAAATTGAGTTTGAACCAAGTACTCCTTTTTTTACTCCAAAGCATTCCTAGCCATACCGTCACGGCCACGTGCCACCGCTGAAGTCATGGGCCCAATGAGCTTGCAGGAAGAGTAGGTACAAAAAACCAAGCCAGGACGAAAAGAACCAACGGGCACGACCATGACTCGAAAAGCCGCGGGAACCGAGGAGACACAGGGCAGCGCAGCGCAGAGGCAGCAACCTCGGGCTTTTCAACCTTCACTGCCCCCTGCGCtcctgccgctgccgctgccgctgccgtgcGGACTAGCATTGGCGTGCCTGCAGCGCCCGCGCGTCCACATCAATCAACCAATCAATCCAAACTCTCTCTCGCGCGCCTTGGGTCAATTCGTCCCCCGCCCCGCCACGCGCCGTGTGTCGCGTCTCTCTGCCCCGTTCTTGCCATCCCCGGTCTCCGCCTCTCCGCCGCCGCGGCGCTCTGTTTCCGCATTGGACGGCGATGGCGCCTGAGGCTGGGGAGTGGGGGTGGATGGCGGccgtggcggcggaggagctggcGAAGCTGGAGGCCGCGCACCCGGGCCGCCTCGGCCCGCTCAAGGACGAGCTCAAGCGCCTCGTCGCCGACCCCGGCTGGGACGACGCCGACGCCTTCGCGCTCGCCTCCCTCGAACCCACCCCTTCCCCATCATCCTCCCAGCCCGCTGCTGCTCGCTTGGACCTGTTCACGGAAGGTGCGTGCTATCCTTTCCCGCTGTAATAATCCTGCCGCACGACCATCCATGAACTGACCATTCCGTGCGCGGCTGCAGAGTCCTCGACCAACAAGAGGAAGTGgtgtgccggcggcggcggggccagCCCGGAGCAGGGGAAGCGCCGGAGGAAGAGCGCGCCTCCGGTGCTGGTCAGGGACAGGGCGGACATGGCCATCGACCGCGCCAAGAAGTGCCTCAAGAAGATCCGCGCCATCAAGCGGAGCCTGCTTGGTGGCTTCGTCAGGGAATGAGTGATAGCTAGGGGCGAAATCTGATGGTAGCAGTAGATTAACGCAGATAGTGGGTGCAAAATGGGAATGTCCTTTCGTCGATTGCCTTTTGGTTGTATATATTTACCAGTACTAATTTGTTGCCTTTCTGCAACTGGGAAAGTGGCATCATTCCGTTGATCTGGAGGTTTCTGCTCTTCTTGACGCTTCAGATACTATCAGCAATTCTCGTGATCTTCTTTGCGTTGATCTGATCCGGTTTCATCTCAAGTAGGCGAGTGCATGCAAATCTT
This Lolium perenne isolate Kyuss_39 chromosome 1, Kyuss_2.0, whole genome shotgun sequence DNA region includes the following protein-coding sequences:
- the LOC127292853 gene encoding uncharacterized protein codes for the protein MAPEAGEWGWMAAVAAEELAKLEAAHPGRLGPLKDELKRLVADPGWDDADAFALASLEPTPSPSSSQPAAARLDLFTEESSTNKRKWCAGGGGASPEQGKRRRKSAPPVLVRDRADMAIDRAKKCLKKIRAIKRSLLGGFVRE